Proteins from a single region of Candidatus Binatus sp.:
- a CDS encoding TVP38/TMEM64 family protein has protein sequence MAAVKPFGSAAGKTTGRGSRLTNFLKIAIIVVLVGGSIWLLLAHSEWFRDPKMVKVEVLAWGVWGPAIFVLLYAVGPSFLIPGAVMTIAGGLAFGTFWGAIYSLIGADIGALVAFGAGRFLGKSFVQGIVGERFQTMMQKIARHGFQIIFYLRVVPVIPYNALNLLAGASPIAFRDYFWASVIGMIPGTILFAFLGDALWHPLSAKFVLAVLLIGTSVGCGELYRRWS, from the coding sequence ATGGCCGCCGTCAAACCATTTGGAAGCGCCGCGGGGAAGACCACCGGCCGCGGATCGAGACTCACCAATTTTCTGAAGATCGCGATCATCGTGGTCCTGGTCGGCGGCTCGATCTGGCTCTTGCTCGCGCATTCGGAATGGTTCCGCGACCCGAAGATGGTCAAGGTCGAGGTGCTGGCGTGGGGCGTGTGGGGGCCGGCGATATTTGTGCTGCTGTACGCGGTCGGGCCGTCGTTTCTGATTCCCGGCGCGGTGATGACGATCGCAGGCGGGCTGGCATTCGGCACATTTTGGGGGGCGATATATTCGCTGATCGGTGCGGACATCGGAGCGTTGGTGGCGTTCGGCGCGGGCCGCTTTCTCGGCAAGTCGTTTGTACAGGGAATTGTCGGCGAACGTTTCCAGACGATGATGCAAAAGATCGCGCGGCACGGCTTTCAGATCATTTTCTATCTGCGAGTTGTGCCGGTAATACCGTACAACGCGCTGAATCTGCTGGCTGGCGCGTCGCCGATTGCGTTTCGCGATTATTTTTGGGCGAGCGTGATCGGGATGATCCCGGGGACGATCCTGTTCGCGTTTCTGGGCGACGCACTGTGGCATCCGCTGTCGGCGAAGTTCGTGCTGGCGGTGCTGCTGATCGGAACGTCGGTGGGATGCGGCGAACTTTATCGGCGCTGGTCGAA